The following DNA comes from Coleofasciculus chthonoplastes PCC 7420.
ATCAGCCTGAACTTTTTCCCTTGTCTCCGGAATCGTAAATTCCCACGGCTCATCTAAAACCGCAAGCAAATCATTGGGAAAATCAATATCTGCCTTATCAATTTCATCAATTAAAACCACCGCCGGACAGGATTTCAGTACAAACGCTTTCCCCAATGCGCCCAATTTGCGATAGTATTTGGGATTACTGGGATTGCGGCTTTGGTCACTCTTGTCCAGCGTCTCTAACTGCTGAATCTGCACATCATGCAAACGTAAAATAGCATCATAGTGATAAAGACCCTCTTGAGATTTACTCGTCGAACGCACATCCCAACGATAAAACGGTAATCCTAATTCATACGCCACCGCACGAGCCAATCGGGTTTTTCCACACCCCGCTTCTCCTTCTAATAATAACGGTCGCCGCAGATAAATTGCCAAATTTACCGCCTGAATCAATTCATCCGGGGCAATATAGGGTTCAGGGGTTTGGGGAGAATCCGGATGAGCTGATTTCGGTCGAGCGTTAGGATTTCCTTGAAACTTATATTTAGTGGTCGAATTCATGACATTAATTCCCTCAAGCTTAGCCGAAAACCCGAGTCAACTCGTTCATGAGTATACTATAAACATCAATCGGTCTACCTTGACTCATTTGGTAAACCACACGAGACATCTGCTCAATTTCCCTTGGCGTCCGCCCCACATTAGGTGTCGCCAAACCGGAGTATCGATATAACCAAGTTCTGATTTCTTTTTCCGTCCAGTTGCCTAATTTTAGTTCAATAATCTTCTTAGGACTCAATTTGCCCCCTTGACAAAATAGAGCGGGAGTCCGACAAGTTTGAGGGATTTCCGTCTCCACCACCATAACGGTAACAAATTTAACCAAGGGAAGGTCTTGGCGAATTAATCGCAAGCGGCTGATTAAAGGAATCCAGAATTGAGGAATTAACCAGGTTAAAAAGTCAGATTGGCTATCCAGGGAGAAGAGTCGAATCTCCAGAAATACGGTGCTGTCAATTTGCAAAGAGTTATAAATTTTATCGATTAGGCGTTGAGTCGCGACTTCTACCGAACTGGTATTATCTTCCAGATTAAAGCTAGTCCCCAAGCGCTGGATAAAATCGGTGGGATTCGGCTGTTCCCAGGCGGCAAAACCGACCGCACGGGGACTCCACACCCCTTTATCCTTCAGAGAAGCCTTAATCTTTTCCATGCACCACTTCCCACCCATGGGATGACAATTCTGGAGTAAGAAAAAGACAGCGCCCCCTTTTTCGCCAAAGTGGTCAAAAATACGATTAAATAGTTGACTGGCTTGAGAATAATTAATCTTAGGTAAATGTTTTTCCCAGTTCTTATAATAATCGTTATAGGTTGTATTAGATGACTGACATTGATTCAGTTGGGATTCCACCCTTTCCATCTGCTCAAATAAATCATCCGCTTGTCGCTGAAGCTGATTGCGATCGGCTTTATCCCGTGTCTGAATAATTTGCTGATTCACACTAATATAATCCGCTTCTAAGGCGTTATACTTATCCTGAAGTATCTTTTTTTTGGTGCTGAGGGCATTGGGCATTGGTCAAGGAATAAGAAGCAGGGCTGTGGAGGCAGGTTTTACCGATAACGTTTTGGAGAATCCCTAACTTAGCTAAACCCGCCCCGCTTTGGCAACAAAGGAGTCAGGGTATGGTTAAACTTAATGATTCATAATGCATCAAATTCGTTGGCGACTTGGGTAATGTCCTGCTCAATGGCATCACACTGGCGTTTAAGTATGGTGCGATCGGCGGCACCTAGGGTATAATTCAACTGATTATAGGCGGCTTCATAGTCAGTTGATAAGCTTTCCAAACGTTGCTGTAAAACTTTGGCTTTGATTTGCTGAACTCGACTCAATGCAGGTTTGGATGGGGTTGTTGTTTGAACCAATTCACCAAGAACCGACCAAGTTTGACTCAGTACCTTGGTGGGAATCATAAACGCCGCCTTAACCCCCTCCCGTTGCCGTTCCGCCGCCACCGCCATCCCCACAACCCCCGACAAGGTTTCATCCCACACTGGCGCACCACTAAACCCCGGTTCTACCCGATAACCGGTAACAGTAACCGCTTCCATCTGTATCCACCCATTGCCTAGTTCCCCGCGCAGTACCCCCGTCGCCCAAACGCCATCATTATGTCCACTGGGAAAGCCAAACACGCGCACTGGATGTTGCCAAACGTCGTCTGCTGTAACCAACCGCACAGGTTGCACCCCAGGCGGACATTCACCCTCTATTTTCAATCCAGCAATATCTTCTCCCGCGACTGAGGGATTCACGGGTTGCCAAAACTCTACCCTTGCCTTAATTTTCTTTCCCGGTGCAATTAAGGGAAAATCCAAGTCAATCAAACCTGTCGGCACATCCGGGGTATTTGGGGAAATCGTCAGGGCTTGAGCTACCAAATGAGCGCAGGTTAACACATAATTAGGAGATACCAGAAATCCTGCCCCAACGACGAATCCATTGGCGTGGGATATGCGAATAATCCCAGTTTTAAAGGCATTTAGGTAAGCTGAGTTATCTGCCATCGCGTTTCCTTGACTGAGACTGATTCCATTTCAAGGTAATTTCATAGCTGACTTCGCCACCAACTGAGGTAAAGACTGCGCCTGCGTCAGCGGTTAACTTCAGCCCAAATTTGACTTCCACTTCATCAGCGGGTGTATTGAGGTCATTGAGTTTGGAAATTATCTTAGAGGCGACAGGCTTAATATTATCCAGTGCTTGATCAAATGACTGTTGAGCTTTCAGCGCTAACCGCCCCGAAGGTAACGCTACTCGTTCAACAGCCGTTGTCTCGGGTTCGTCTACCTCGACTAAGAACGTAGAGTCATCGTCTAGGGAAAATTCAACAAGTTGTTTCAATGTTGACCTGGGAAATGGTGTTTTATCTGATTTTATCAGGATTCAAC
Coding sequences within:
- a CDS encoding trypsin-like peptidase domain-containing protein, coding for MADNSAYLNAFKTGIIRISHANGFVVGAGFLVSPNYVLTCAHLVAQALTISPNTPDVPTGLIDLDFPLIAPGKKIKARVEFWQPVNPSVAGEDIAGLKIEGECPPGVQPVRLVTADDVWQHPVRVFGFPSGHNDGVWATGVLRGELGNGWIQMEAVTVTGYRVEPGFSGAPVWDETLSGVVGMAVAAERQREGVKAAFMIPTKVLSQTWSVLGELVQTTTPSKPALSRVQQIKAKVLQQRLESLSTDYEAAYNQLNYTLGAADRTILKRQCDAIEQDITQVANEFDAL
- a CDS encoding AAA family ATPase translates to MNSTTKYKFQGNPNARPKSAHPDSPQTPEPYIAPDELIQAVNLAIYLRRPLLLEGEAGCGKTRLARAVAYELGLPFYRWDVRSTSKSQEGLYHYDAILRLHDVQIQQLETLDKSDQSRNPSNPKYYRKLGALGKAFVLKSCPAVVLIDEIDKADIDFPNDLLAVLDEPWEFTIPETREKVQADYPPIVMITSNKEKGNLPAPFLRRCLYYFVEFPSQERLKEIVAIHYQMQHITAPASELVETATERFIQVRQEGGLFKLPGTSEFLDWLKALQTFEKTPYKAEKLAKEKRLPYRELLFKLRADWQNYAV
- a CDS encoding CU044_2847 family protein, giving the protein MKQLVEFSLDDDSTFLVEVDEPETTAVERVALPSGRLALKAQQSFDQALDNIKPVASKIISKLNDLNTPADEVEVKFGLKLTADAGAVFTSVGGEVSYEITLKWNQSQSRKRDGR